The sequence CACGGCGGTGGCCCCCAGGGCGAGGGCCTTGAACACGTCGGCCCCGGTGCGGACGCCGCTGTCGAAGAGCACCGGCACCCGGGCGCCCACGGCCTCCACCACGCCCGGGAGCGCCTCCAGCGCGCCGATGGCGCCGTCCACCTGGCGCCCGCCGTGGTTGGAGACGATCACCCCGTCCATCCCCCGCTCCAGCGCCATGCGGGCGTCGTCCGGGTGGAGGATCCCCTTGAGCAGGATGGGGAGGCGCGTCCGGTCGCGGAGGAAGCCCAGGTCGTCCCAGGTGAGCGAGGGGCGCGAGTAGGTGGCGATGAAGCGCTGCACGGCGGCCCGCGGCGCGCCGGAGCGGAGCTTCTCCCGCAGGCCGGCGTCGGGGTACTTCCGCATCATCCCGGCGAAGGCGCGCAGGGAGGCCAGGTTGACGGCCGGCTTCTCGGCGGGGGGCGCGTCCAGCGGCTCGGCCAGGCTGGCGCGGAAGACGGGGTCGCTGGTGTACTGCGCGATCCCCATCCCCCGCAGGAAGGGGAGGTAGCCCAGGTCCAGGTCGCGCGGGCGCCACCCCAGTATGGTGGTGTCCAGGGTGAGCACGAGGGCGGAGCAGCCGCACGCCTCCGCGCGCCGCACGAAGCTGGCGACCAGGTCGTCGGAGCGGCTCCAGTAGAGCTGGAACCAGCGGGGCGCGTCGCCCATGGCGCGGGCGCAGGCCTCCATGGGGTGGGATGCCTGGTTGGAGAAGATCATCGGCACCCCCTCCGCGGCGGCGGCCCGCGCCACCGCCAGGTCGGCCTCGGGGTGCGCCATCTCCAGCACGCCGATGGGCGCCAGGAGGAGCGGCGCGGGGAGCCGCGCGCCGAACAGCTCCACGGAGGTGTCCCGCACCGACACGTCCCGCAGCATCCGGGGGACGATCCTCCAGCGCTCGAAGGCGTCGCGGTTGGCGCGCATGGTGCTCTCCGTCCCCGCGCCCCCCGCGACGTACGCGAAGCCCTCGGGCGACATGGCCCGGCGGGCCTCCTCCTCCAGCCGCGCCGGGTCGATCGGCACCAGGGGAGGCCGCCCGCCCACCCCCGCCACGAAGATCCCCGCCTGCCGCGCCCGGCCGGCGTCCCGCCCCGCGTGCTCGCTCATCGTGTCCGTCCTCCGCGCCCGTCGTGGGATGGAAGAGCTACAGCACCGGCCCCGCGTCGCCGGGGATCATCACCTCGCGCGCCAGCGAGACCGGGAGCCCCAGGCGCAGGAAGGTGTCGTGGAACTCCCGGAGCGAGAACGGCTTCCCCTGCGACTCCAGGCGTCGGCGGTAGTCCTCGCGCAGCTTCAGGATCTGCATCCGGCCCAGCGCGTAGTACAGGTAGGTGGGGTCCGACGTCCCACGCTGCACCTCGCGCAGCGCCGGGAACGGGGCGAAGTAGGCGATCTCCTGGTAGCGCTCCGCCGCGTCCTCCACCGACCCGCCGTAGGCGTGCATCGCCAGCCCGGCGTGCCAGCGCGCGTGCCGCTGCAGCGCGCGCCGGAGCTGCCCCAGCCGCACCGCGGGGTCCCCACCGCCCAGCCCCTCGTCCACCATCATCTGCTCGGCGTAGTGCGCCCACCCCTCCACCAGCGAGGACGGGGTGAACACCTTGCGCACCTCGGTGGGGACCTGCTGCTCGTACAGGAGCTGGACGAAGTGGCCCGGCATGGCCTCGTGCACCGTGATGCCCAGCAGACCCGGGTAGTTGAAGTACGTCATGTGCTGGGCCTTCTGCTCCGGCGTCCAGGCGGGGTCCACGTTGGTGATGTTGTAGTAGGCCTCCGTGGCGGCCGTCTCGAACGGCCCCGGCGTGTCCATGCTGGCGAAGCCGCCGCGCGCGTACGCCGGGGTCTCCCGCACCGTGGGCATCCGCTCCGAGGGGAGGGTGACGATCCCCCGCTCCACGATGAAGCGGCGGATGGTGTCGAGCTGCGCCCGCGCGGTGGCGATCAGCCGCTCCGGCGGCGGGTAGATCCCGGTGATGGAGTCCATCACGGCCGCCGGGTCGCGGCGGGGGTCCACGCGGGCGGCCTCGCGCGCCACCCAGGCCTTGTAGTCGCGGATGGCCCGCTCGTTGACCTCGCGCAGCTCGTCCGCGGACAGGTCCACGTGCTCCTCGTACTTCAGCTTCCGCTCGAACACGTCGCGCCCCAGGCGGAAGTCGCCCTGCGCGCGGGGCGCCAGGTCGTCGCGGAGCCACCCCGCGAACTCCTCCATCCGGGCGGCGGTGCGCAGTCGCGCCGCGTCCCACTCCGCCCGGAGCGCCGGGTCCACCCGCTCCAGCCCCTGCTCCGCCAGCGCGCGGGGGAGATCGCTCCGGAGGAACGACGCGGTCCCCCGCGCGCTCCCCGCCGCGCTCTCGGCCCAGAGCCGCGGGACGTCGCGCAGGTTGGCGCGGGCGGCGGCGAGCACGTCCGGCACCTGCTCCCAGCGCGCCATCATGCTCCGCATCCGCTGGTCGGCAGGCGCGAAGGTGCGCGACGATAGCGCGGAGGTCCCCCCCGACACCGCGCCGACGTACGTGCCCGGATCGCGCTCCCACCCGCGCACCTCCTCCAGCTCCAGGAGCTGCGCCCGGATGGCGTGCTCCAGGACGCGGTGGTCCAGGCGGGCGTCGCCCCGCAGCGCCGCGCGGTCGATCCCCTCCAGGCGCCGCAGCCACCCGTGCAGCGCCTCCCTGCGCCGCTCGATCCCGGCGCGCGAGAGGTCCTGCAGCCGGTCGTCGTGGCGGTGGATCCCCAGCCGGGTGGCCCGGACGGGGCTGGCCTCGTAGTACCAGTCCAGGAACTCGCGGGCGAAGCGATCGTACTCCGCCTGCGCGCCCGCCGCGGCGGCCTGCGGCGCGCCCGCCGGGGCGGCCTGCCGGGGGGCGGGGGCGCACGCCGCCAGCAGGGTGGCGGCGCAGAGGAGTGCTGCGGAGGTGCGGCGGAGCGTCATCGATTGCGTGGATCCGGGTGCGTCGCGGAGAGGGGGCAGACCCGCGGAAGGTAAGGCTCCCCCGCCCCTCCCCGCCACCCGCGCGGACCCCGTACGCCCGAGCGGGTGTAGACCGCGGCGGCACTGGGGGTTGCGGCCCGCCGGATCCGGGTTATCCATTCAGGACACCTGTCGAAACGTCCGACGGCTCGAACGCCGCTCGGGAGCCGCCGCGCGGCGCCCCGGGAGGTGCGACCCGTCCGTAACCAGCGACCGAACGCGGATGAAGACCGTCCTCATCGTGGAAGACCAGATCGAGACCCTCGCCATCCACTCGGCGTACCTGGAGCGGCACGGCTACCGGGTCCTCCAGGCGGAGAACGGCGAGGCGGGGGTGGACTCCGCGCGGCGCCACCGGCCGGACATTATCCTCATGGACCTGTCCATCCCCCGGCTCGACGGCTTCGGGGCCACGGAGGCGCTGAAGCGCGACCCGGACACCGGCCACATCCCCATCGTGGTGATGACCGCGTTCGCCTACGGGTCCGTGGGGAAGCGCGCCGTGGCCGCCGGCTGCGACGGCTTCCTCGCCAAGCCGCTGGACCCGCGCCGCGTGCTGCAGGAGGTGCACCGCCGCATCGGCCCCGCGGCGACCCAGGCGAACTGAGCCGGAGGGCGGCGGCTCTCCTTCCCGGGCGGGGGAGGAGAGCGCCGCCCTTGCGTTCAG is a genomic window of Longimicrobiaceae bacterium containing:
- a CDS encoding lactate 2-monooxygenase — its product is MSEHAGRDAGRARQAGIFVAGVGGRPPLVPIDPARLEEEARRAMSPEGFAYVAGGAGTESTMRANRDAFERWRIVPRMLRDVSVRDTSVELFGARLPAPLLLAPIGVLEMAHPEADLAVARAAAAEGVPMIFSNQASHPMEACARAMGDAPRWFQLYWSRSDDLVASFVRRAEACGCSALVLTLDTTILGWRPRDLDLGYLPFLRGMGIAQYTSDPVFRASLAEPLDAPPAEKPAVNLASLRAFAGMMRKYPDAGLREKLRSGAPRAAVQRFIATYSRPSLTWDDLGFLRDRTRLPILLKGILHPDDARMALERGMDGVIVSNHGGRQVDGAIGALEALPGVVEAVGARVPVLFDSGVRTGADVFKALALGATAVCLGRPYAYGLAVAGEAGVRETVRNVAADFDLTLGLAGCTSAAAVGRASLVRAGGDPGTG
- a CDS encoding DUF885 domain-containing protein yields the protein MTLRRTSAALLCAATLLAACAPAPRQAAPAGAPQAAAAGAQAEYDRFAREFLDWYYEASPVRATRLGIHRHDDRLQDLSRAGIERRREALHGWLRRLEGIDRAALRGDARLDHRVLEHAIRAQLLELEEVRGWERDPGTYVGAVSGGTSALSSRTFAPADQRMRSMMARWEQVPDVLAAARANLRDVPRLWAESAAGSARGTASFLRSDLPRALAEQGLERVDPALRAEWDAARLRTAARMEEFAGWLRDDLAPRAQGDFRLGRDVFERKLKYEEHVDLSADELREVNERAIRDYKAWVAREAARVDPRRDPAAVMDSITGIYPPPERLIATARAQLDTIRRFIVERGIVTLPSERMPTVRETPAYARGGFASMDTPGPFETAATEAYYNITNVDPAWTPEQKAQHMTYFNYPGLLGITVHEAMPGHFVQLLYEQQVPTEVRKVFTPSSLVEGWAHYAEQMMVDEGLGGGDPAVRLGQLRRALQRHARWHAGLAMHAYGGSVEDAAERYQEIAYFAPFPALREVQRGTSDPTYLYYALGRMQILKLREDYRRRLESQGKPFSLREFHDTFLRLGLPVSLAREVMIPGDAGPVL
- a CDS encoding response regulator, which translates into the protein MKTVLIVEDQIETLAIHSAYLERHGYRVLQAENGEAGVDSARRHRPDIILMDLSIPRLDGFGATEALKRDPDTGHIPIVVMTAFAYGSVGKRAVAAGCDGFLAKPLDPRRVLQEVHRRIGPAATQAN